A stretch of Dysidea avara chromosome 5, odDysAvar1.4, whole genome shotgun sequence DNA encodes these proteins:
- the LOC136256689 gene encoding uncharacterized protein, which produces MTSCKQGTKGTSLVILDGVKHMQDSGELGRGAYGVVYKVKYKGKIYAAKKIHSVLVEAAVPWGENVVLEAFRNELEHCGYLRHKNIVEFVGICYPTIHSKVPVLVMDLMDESLTDFISRKSSMEVTFSSKISILLDITQGLSYLHSQQPPVVHRDLSPNNILLKGTMKPGAVLDAKIGDLGVAKLIKVDNKETLTKAPGTVAFMPPEATAKKPVYGVSLDVFSFGGIILFVATHEWPEPTNITTMDSITGKPMAFTEVERRQKHLDKMTAEMETLKPLVVSCLDNYPSKRPAMEDIAAHLDPLKMKAVRASNSHDYIEWNFDTKEMPKPRKASVDDMEICTRKKQMGRDSSTSHLWYVGNMSSSKAENMVKDLFDGVYLVREDNESRGEYELCIKWKGKAYHVTIFIDPKTNYFYLTKEKMFSTIYELVDYYEQHSLTSAHLKAATKLKCAYHLVQPLTKSPAERPWPISSKAHPPGAGTPTLPNKAPEPCNDETSRSLFRKFGEMCFKRTVKPNKFANGKFESPYIIVEDPREEPWCHGEISRDDAVKLLTQDGDYLVRFSNNECCYVLTAMCNGEPKHLIIRKKSKGGHGYSFCGLTFPSINDLLEHYTDTPIPINLQSQDKFTLKNPVCKQVDIDQNFLHHDNLVRDENPFHKGSRCFVYSATLQDSGKQVAMKICCADKQQFVYEARLLLQLKHPNIVKILSLSIDGDPTYAVLEMMSGGDFQTFLRKDGVYQTRYQLTKFSLDAALGMEYLASQNCLHRNLSARSCLVGNNNEVLKISDFSMCTKAENRICYISTVKNLKWMAPEVFEIKVYTTASDVWSYGVLLYEIYSWGKVPYFDISSKNLFDYLNEGHRLKAPENTPTEVYNEIMWKCWHRQPKERLTFSDIVTKLTAIHAELLRR; this is translated from the exons GTAATGAGTTAGAACACTGCGGCTACCTTCGCCACAAAAATATTGTAGAGTTCGTGGGTATCTGTTATCCTACAATACATTCAAAAGTTCCTGTGTTGGTTATGGATTTGATGGATGAAAGTCTGACTGATTTTATTAGCAGAAAATCTTCAATGGAAGTCACCTTCTCATCAAAAATTTCCATACTACTTGACATTACTCAAGGTCTGAGTTATCTTCACTCACAacagccaccagtggtgcatCGAGACCTGTCACCCAATAACATTCTACTGAAGGGCACTATGAAACCTGGTGCAGTCTTGGATGCAAAAATTGGAGATCTCGGTGTTGCTAAATTGATTAAAGTTGATAACAAAGAGACACTGACTAAAGCACCGGGAACAGTAGCTTTCATGCCCCCTGAAGCCACTGCAAAAAAGCCAGTCTATGGAGTTTCATTAGATGTATTCTCATTTGGAGGAATTATTCTGTTTGTAGCTACTCATGAATGGCCAGAACCCACAAATATCACAACGATGGATTCTATTACTGGAAAGCCTATGGCCTTCACAGAGGTTGAGCGTCGACAAAAACACCTGGATAAAATGACAGCGGAAATGGAAACGTTGAAACCTTTGGTAGTATCTTGTTTAGACAACTATCCTTCAAAACGTCCAGCAATGGAGGATATAGCTGCTCATCTTGACCCATTGAAAATG AAGGCTGTTCGTGCATCCAACAGTCATGATTACATTGAG TGGAATTTTGATACCAAGGAAATGCCTAAACCACGCAAAGCTTCTGTAGA TGACATGGAGATATGTACAAGAAAGAAGCAAATGGGTCGAGATAGTTCTACGTCTCATCTGtg GTATGTTGGCAACATGTCTTCTTCTAAAGCAGAAAATATGGTTAAAGACCTCTTTGATGGAGTATATTTAGTAAGAGAAGACAATGAAAGCAGGGGAGAATATGAACTTTGCATAAA GTGGAAGGGTAAAGCTTACCATGTTACAATCTTTATTGACCCTAAGACGAATTATTTCTACTTGACCAAGGAAAAAATGTTTTCTACTATTTAT GAACTGGTTGATTACTATGAACAACATTCCTTGACTTCTGCTCATCTCAAAGCTGCTACCAAATTAAAGTGTGCTTATCACCTTGTCCAGCCATTGACTAAGAGTCCAGCTGAGCGTCCCTGGCCAATTTCATCTAAAGCACACCCTCCAGGTGCTGGTACGCCTACTCTGCCAAACAAGGCTCCTGAGCCTTGTAATGAT GAGACAAGTAGATCCTTGTTCAGGAAATTTGGAGAGATGTGTTTTAAGAGAACCGTCAAGCCAAATAAATTTGCCAATGGCAAATTTGAGTCACCATACATCATCGTGGAG GATCCTAGAGAAGAACCTTGGTGTCATGGTGAGATTTCTCGTGATGATGCTGTTAAACTGTTGACACAAGATGGAGACTACTTAGTTCGATTTTCAAACAATGAGTGTTGTTATGTCTTGACTGCCATGTGTAACGGAGAACCAAAACATTTGATCATAAGAAAA AAAAGTAAAGGAGGTCATGGATATTCATTTTGTGGACTGACCTTTCCCAGCATTAATGATCTCCTTGAGCACTACACTGATACACCAATACCAATTAACCTGCAATCTCAAGATAAGTTTACTCTCAAAAATCCCGTTTGCAAACAAGTTGATATTGACCAGAACTTCTTACACCATGACAACCTTGTCCGTGATGAGAACCCATTCCACAAGGGAAGTAGATGCTTTGTGTATTCCGCTACCTTACAAGACTCTGGAAagcaagttgctatgaaaataTGTTGTGCTGACAAACAGCAATTTGTATATGAAGCCAGACTGTTACTCCAATTGAAACATCCAAACATTGTCAAAATTCTTAGCTTAAGTATTGATGGAGACCCTACATATGCTGTACTAGAGATGATGTCTGGTGGAGATTTTCAAACCTTCTTACGTAAAGATGGTGTATATCAAACACGGTACCAGTTAACCAAGTTCTCCCTTGATGCTGCCCTGGGGATGGAATACCTAGCTTCTCAAAATTGTCTTCATCGAAATTTGTCTGCTAGGAGTTGTCTGGTTGGGAACAACAATGAAGTGttgaaaatttcagattttAGTATGTGCACAAAGGCAGAAAATAGAATTTGTTATATCAGCACAGTCAAAAATCTCAAATGGATGGCCCCAGAG GTATTTGAAATTAAGGTATACACTACTGCTAGTGATGTGTGGAGCTATGGAGTGTTGTTGTATGAAATATATTCTTGGGGGAAAGTACCTTACTTTGATATCAGCAGCAAG AACCTTTTTGACTACTTGAATGAAGGTCACAGACTTAAAGCACCAGAGAATACTCCTACAGAAGTTTACAATGAGATTATGTGGAAATGTTGGCACCGTCAACCAAAGGAAAGACTAACATTCAGTGATATTGTCACCAAGCTTACTGCCATTCATGCAGAATTGCTAAGGAGATGA